In Natronoarchaeum mannanilyticum, a genomic segment contains:
- a CDS encoding metallophosphoesterase family protein, whose amino-acid sequence MNELDRSPETIAPLDQSVLARFERPHVDEPVRLAVLADAHLATRAEGSWKALHRTETALERAIADVNDRGVDAALVAGDLTKDGEGRNFDRYEQLIERLNAPTATIPGNHDVPKAELDHRVIPVEAFAERFCEDGLPARRSFGGVDVVTLNTATHPHGRLRTSHDGAVGARQRRWLDDALDDAETPIVLGHHPVMALPEHEQFSRSHFTLRDADATLDVLAGHDVPLVFSGHHHLPATSRERGVREVIAPALCSYPRAYLLVEVGPEGTTIHFVPVETPTAAVDVRLHGAGGNQVGRKVTEWAERRLAAAPLVDERGGE is encoded by the coding sequence ATGAACGAACTGGATCGGTCCCCCGAGACGATCGCGCCCCTCGACCAGTCGGTGCTGGCGCGGTTCGAGCGTCCGCACGTCGACGAGCCGGTCCGGCTGGCCGTGCTGGCCGACGCCCACCTCGCGACGCGCGCCGAAGGATCGTGGAAGGCGCTTCACCGCACCGAAACGGCGCTCGAACGCGCGATCGCGGACGTGAACGACCGTGGCGTCGACGCCGCGCTCGTCGCGGGCGATCTCACGAAGGACGGCGAGGGTCGAAACTTCGACCGATACGAGCAGTTGATCGAGCGCCTGAACGCGCCGACTGCGACGATTCCCGGCAACCACGACGTTCCGAAAGCAGAACTCGACCACCGGGTGATTCCCGTCGAGGCGTTCGCCGAGCGCTTCTGCGAGGACGGACTGCCCGCCCGGCGGTCGTTCGGCGGCGTCGACGTCGTTACCCTGAACACCGCGACCCATCCTCACGGTCGCCTTCGAACATCCCACGACGGCGCGGTCGGAGCGCGCCAGCGCCGGTGGCTCGACGACGCGCTGGACGACGCGGAGACACCGATCGTGCTCGGCCATCATCCGGTGATGGCGTTGCCGGAGCACGAACAGTTCTCCAGAAGCCACTTCACGCTGCGCGACGCCGACGCGACGCTCGACGTGCTCGCCGGCCACGACGTCCCGCTGGTTTTCTCGGGCCATCACCACCTGCCGGCGACGAGCCGCGAGCGCGGCGTCCGCGAGGTGATCGCGCCCGCGCTGTGCTCGTACCCGCGCGCGTACCTGCTCGTTGAGGTGGGGCCCGAGGGCACGACGATCCACTTCGTCCCCGTCGAGACGCCGACGGCCGCCGTCGACGTACGCCTCCACGGCGCCGGCGGGAATCAGGTCGGCCGCAAGGTGACCGAGTGGGCCGAGCGCCGACTCGCCGCCGCTCCGCTCGTCGACGAACGGGGAGGTGAGTGA
- a CDS encoding FxLYD domain-containing protein — protein MQRRNLLRTVGAASALGTGATGALATQSGGGGGENGGGQECALPDCIHPTLGYSGLAGDSGDSLPNDLQPDHEVALETRTGGGAGSSNGDDNGGSGEGSSGGNGGAGGSGPDGNGAPQPPESAEELPEFVFEPTGLAVESGDVVRFTLASPDHTVTAYHPALGRQRRVPEGVPPFSSPVLGAETFWLYRFDEPGVYDVLCAPHEIFGMVGRIVVDGGEANFGEETYPAQRGPEFTAATVLDDDALDPENVAEAGAVSWNDLADESMAMQIEFAETAEEDSGGDGSGEDGSGGDGAVSVGDEQLEDGDLEITEHEFVAEGDVFEEVYVEGVVENTGDETYDSVEVQVTVYDADGNQLDQYIDITSDLDGGDSWQFEALILESSEDIAEYDIEVEGTQF, from the coding sequence ATGCAGCGACGCAACCTGCTACGGACGGTCGGCGCCGCATCGGCACTCGGAACGGGAGCAACGGGCGCGCTCGCGACCCAGTCCGGCGGCGGCGGTGGAGAGAACGGCGGCGGACAGGAGTGTGCGCTCCCGGACTGCATTCACCCGACGCTGGGGTACTCCGGACTGGCCGGCGACAGTGGAGACTCGCTCCCAAACGATCTCCAGCCGGACCACGAGGTCGCCCTGGAGACGCGGACGGGCGGCGGAGCGGGAAGCAGCAACGGTGACGACAACGGAGGTAGCGGGGAGGGAAGCAGTGGCGGCAACGGTGGAGCGGGTGGGAGTGGACCAGACGGCAACGGAGCGCCACAGCCGCCCGAAAGCGCCGAGGAGCTCCCCGAGTTCGTCTTCGAGCCGACGGGGCTGGCCGTCGAGTCCGGCGACGTCGTCCGGTTCACGCTCGCGTCGCCCGACCACACGGTGACGGCCTACCACCCGGCGCTCGGACGCCAGCGCCGCGTGCCCGAGGGCGTTCCGCCGTTCTCGTCGCCGGTTCTGGGCGCCGAGACGTTCTGGCTCTACCGCTTCGACGAACCCGGCGTCTACGACGTCCTCTGTGCGCCCCACGAGATCTTTGGAATGGTCGGCCGGATCGTCGTCGACGGCGGCGAGGCAAACTTCGGGGAGGAAACGTACCCCGCGCAGCGCGGCCCGGAGTTCACTGCCGCGACCGTGCTGGACGACGATGCGCTCGACCCGGAGAACGTCGCCGAGGCGGGCGCGGTGAGCTGGAACGATCTCGCCGACGAGAGTATGGCCATGCAGATCGAGTTCGCCGAGACGGCCGAGGAAGACTCCGGAGGGGACGGCAGCGGCGAAGACGGTTCCGGCGGGGACGGCGCCGTGAGCGTCGGCGACGAGCAGCTCGAAGACGGAGATCTAGAGATCACCGAACACGAGTTCGTCGCCGAGGGGGACGTGTTCGAGGAGGTGTACGTCGAAGGTGTAGTCGAGAACACCGGCGATGAGACCTACGACAGCGTCGAAGTGCAGGTGACGGTGTACGACGCCGACGGGAACCAGCTCGACCAGTACATCGACATCACGTCGGACCTCGACGGCGGCGATTCCTGGCAGTTCGAGGCGCTGATCCTCGAGAGTTCGGAGGACATCGCGGAGTACGACATCGAAGTCGAGGGGACGCAGTTCTGA